The DNA segment CCATTTACCTGAGTGAGTGAACAGTACAACGTCGGAAGAAAGATCAACATCAAGGATTCGAATCTTGGAAAAGATGCAGCGTacgattaaaaaaaaacagtggGTTTATTATGTATAGATAGATAATTATGATTAGTGTAGCATGCGTGTCTGAGATGTAGGTCGCTTCCAATAACAAGAGAGCGTGCGTGTATACTTGTATGTGTTTCCAATAGTATAACGTTGTTTTGTTTGGCTCTCTCCTCGGACTATTTCATGCGGCACCAGCTTAAGGTTATGAAAATTAAATGTTgtaatctttttttttatataatctttagttattttttatttataatgattATATAGCACAATACATATAACTACGTAAGCATCACCTCGACATGCATTGGTGATAACTGATATGTCAGAGTCAAActgaaaaaatgactaaatttaACAAATATACGTATATATAATGGATTAAAACTTAAATATgacgataaaaaaaatattaaaatcgcaaaaaaaaaatcaaatatattgaacccaaaaaaaagcaattttttttgaaatttttttcaatcgaatttgttatatatatatttttataatttttaaattattaataatgattgaaattaatttataaaaaccCTATATTTCTATCAATTAGAAAACACGGatatataaaagaaaatatattttaaaaaaaataaatttcttatAGCTTCCATATAATTAGctgttcatatttttttaatatatctatatatatatatatatatatattatatttcaaaattagGTTGTATTTTGAAGAGTGAGCATATATGTATACGTCGGACAAAATACATGATATTTCTTAAGTTCACAGTTGacttagggagtgtttgcaatagattatgattttgtagaagtgattaaatttatagattgtAAAAATTTGAAGAGAAAtaaaaagttggtagtgtttggaaacaaaagtgaaaatctaaaaatcaaagttgggtagtgtttgataaataagttattatagTGATTCACatttttattagaatcacttttggagaatcataatcaccacatgactagcttttggatttcaattaatttaaacacaagctaacacataatctagatTGAAGAAACATACAAATGTGATTTTTTAAAGCTAAAATCTaataatcacttttttttagtgattgcaaacactcccatATTACTATCAATGATATTTTTTTCCCTCCATTTCGCAATGCGTTCATAGTGAGAGCACCACCAATAATGCATGACAATGGCTTAATGATACTAATCAATTCCAACTTGCAGGTTTTTTTAGTCTTCTCCCGGATAAGTGATAACAGCCATAAATCGAaaaaaattccctttttattataattgactGAAAACAAAAGGTGGGTTTAAATGCTTTGGATAATTTTTATCCCTTCGTGGCCGCTGATGATTTAATTATTCGTCTACTAAGGGAGTGCttgcaatagattgtgcttttgtaaaagtgattaatttataaattataaaaaagttaatgaaaataaaaaattggtagtgtttggaaacaaatgtgaaaatctaaaaattaaagTTTGGTAGtgtgataaataagtgattagaatgATTTTAACAATGATCTTCtcattagaatcacttttggagaatcataatcaccacatgactagattttgaatttcaattaagttaaacataagctaacacataatttaggtttaagaaacacacaaaaataatttttttaagccaaaagctaacaatcacttttttttagtgattgcaagcACTCCTTAAAAATAGTTGAAGACATGGAATAAACATAGTGAGAAGTGCATGGCACTTCTAAGTTGCACAAATTGGCCAAATAATAAATCATTGTTGTTTGTAATTAAGCAATTGATTGATTACAGGCTGCTTGCTTGGTAAATAGGGACGAATGAGACTCAAAATTAACTATCAAGAGGTGGAGAAAGGATTGTCTATTAattgttagagtagatgccctgCAAGTCAAATGTTGGTCAGagattttattgactcaagtgtaataacaatttttattttaatataattaatcttttatctggcattttctttatctgtatacccatgcaagttgcatagataaagaccttaaatatactatagtaagatatgaggttgtacatgtgatggcaatcatgaaacacatattattaattactgtatattctaaatcaagttcctagtcgattgagccgttcgaaataaggataaggatcgctcgagctcgagactagaatctgtgatgatgtgtaccacgtttcattggtatggacataaagatgttcaatcatacagattggtgctcatacgatgagttcactgaactaccctccctcggacttcccaagtggttatcattcatcgagtggataagtccgtggttatggttgtataccattagtccttacgacccgggacaacactgaggctctacatgctaggactttactttgaatcgtttaccgactccatgagggtcatcaggtggcgaggttgggtacagttgcgacacatgtaggagccagtgcattgtagtcggggattcaccgctcacctatgggtgtggatatcctatgtgatcaagtgagataatagtgcatggaatatctggccagagtgtAAGATGTGTAGTAGAGTAAAATGTTTATCAAGttacacatgcgatgccactatgtattctcaaagacatcacatcgttatcgaaattcacatgcaaccctcgatgaaccaatggttgcagtttcgatcgggatatatgagatgaagggactgtactgtacgttaaccataatcaactggttcttgcaggcactatcagtgatacctaggaaatcatggggcggtgctacttaacgctcttaccatgattcgatgggttaaatcagaaatgagttctgacattttatgatcaaggagttgatgcatataatgaggctaataagggtaagcctggacccacagctagctgtatccctgaaccattgagggttacacaagtactggttttcctgttcccgttgagataataaattcaaagagttgaatttatgataaacaaatttgactggatcgatagataagctttataaatggtttataaaggcttatagaaattttgagagcaatattaattaaaaaagatttaattaattttttcaagtAGGACTTGGAGATAAggatccataatatatatagatataatatatatatatatatatatagatatataatataatatatttatatattatattattgtgggaccttatgtttatattatattattatataatatatttaaaaaaaaaaaattgatcaatTACATAAATTGATTGAGGGGAATAATTGAAAGGATTATTCAGCTTTCTTTCTTCAGCTCTCTGTTCTTTCCTTTGtttcttcaattcaaaattctcTATGCTCGAAGCTCTCAGAAAAGGCAGagaaaagaaaatgtttctttgCTGCTAAAAACTCTCTTCTCGGCCAGTCATCTTCTTCATTTTTCAAcgaaaaatttcttcttcttttaagtgCAATTTAGAAGAGGAACAAGAAATCTGATCGTGGACCTGATTTGAAGAAAGGAGgaaaaatccagttgattgttcgtagggatttacaacaagagctattttcgaaattgtttcgaaatagttggagtcatcgtcaatcttttaagattgataggtaaaattcttgAAACACCCTACgtatatttatttaaaccatacgagtgtcCAAGCATATTTTGAacgtcaaaataattttttaaacttccgctgcgccTTGGGCACGATAGAGATTCgagatccaacagtggtatcagagtcaggttTTCTATATCGtatgatttatttcatgttgagtatttttaatttctaaccgcataaaaaaatatttcaatatcGCTAcaccataaaatttatttttatagaatttaaaatacgtatatagatatatgtatgtatatatatattacgatatatatatatgtacatatatagatatatatatattataaaatatatagatatatgtatgtatatatatattacggtatatatatatatacgtatatagatatatattataataatatatataatgatatatattattattattatcatatatatgtatatatttattacgatatatatataattatatagaTATATGTTCAACTGCACCCCTTAAGTGCAAGTGAAACTTGGGCGTCTGCCCATGTGGCGCCCAactcatcttttttttttttgtttaatgtCACGTGGGTGGGCTgggaattaattttttaatctcCAAAAACCTTTTCTCAGATCCCCAAATGTAGCGACATTATTTTTTTCTACAGCTTTCTTCAACAAATTGAAGACCCGATGTCGCTCATCTCCGCCGTTGTCTGACCAAATCTCAGCCCACGCGAAGGTTCTTCTTCCTCTAACATAGGCGATTATATATAAACCCcccctttttttttcttctcacGTTTAGTTTGTTTGCGATTTTCAGAACCCTTCAAGTGTTGTGCTTTTGTCTATTTGCCCAAGTTCTCCGCCGTCGAACAAGCTAATGACGTACATTTCTTGCACATCTGGCATCGGGGCCAGTTATTATAATGGCCATTTCTTGCGATTTTCAGAACCCTTCATATGAAAAATTGCCgctagaagaagaagaaaacgcCATTAATAATAATCAAGTTCCAGGAAATTCACTAGGATCGCCGCCGCTGCCAGGAAGACTCGGCGGGCAAATTTTAGgtaaaatttgtaaaatttcTTAAATGGCTAGTTTAATTAGATCTTCGATCATTCTAAATGTACGCATATTACATATGTGAGTGTCACCTAATAATATATATGCATTTGACTATATAATAATTggttttaaatcacataacttgATTTTAACTTCTGTTTTTATTCACTGTCATCTTGAGAAAATTAACTATTTGTATGACTTTACGAATCAACCTGAAGGAGTCCATGATATATCTATTACATTTtgttaattgattattattCATTAAGACATTTTTTTAGGGAAAGAAATATTAGTAAAAACCCATTACTAGTTAGACTTTATTGGTCTTGTACGTAAGAGGGTTAAACATATATTGGTCATAATAATGATCACATGACAAATTGAATTAGATTAACCCTAATGATTTGTACGTTGGTTTGTTAAGAATCTGAATAATTATTACGTTGGTTTGTTAAGAATCTGAATAATTATTTCCTAGTAATCAGTGAGATTACATATACGGCGATTAAGAGAAAGAAGCAGTGCACACATTAACATATAGCAAATGAAGGCCCAACGCGCACCCTTGGTGCTACCCGTTTTTGAAGGCCCAACGCGCAttcttgtttgttttttttatagttTGTTCGATAAATTGTTGTTTACCCGTTTTCATAATTTGTAAATAAGTtcatattaattgttattattattatatagttTTATATTTGATGATAATCACAtgtgttatattttttattttgcaaATACAAGAAAATTCAGAATAATTAAAAGCAGTGGGCCGTATGCGTTCCAGAAATTGTGGTATCTTACATTGAACGATGTCAGGTATTTATCAATTATTAGTaatattgttaattatttgttttttgaatttattaaaaattattatattaaaacatATGATTGTCATACTTTACAGAGATGGAAGAAAGCAGTGGGGATGATCAGTCATACATCCCTCAAGTTGGAGATGATCGAAAGCCAAATATTGGAAGGAGATTCGAATCATTGGATGATGCATATTCGTACTATAACCAATACGCACGAGAATCTGGATTTAGTGCGAGAATTAGCAATAGTAAGAGAAGTAAGAAGACGAGTGAAGTTGTTTGGAAAAAAATTGTATGCTTTAAGGAAGGGAAGACAGATGAAGTTCGATGGAGTAAAGAGGCAAATAGTGATAAACCAAGACAAAACAGAGATCGTCGAGACATACGATCTGGATGTAAGGCAAAGATTTCAGTTGTGAATGAACAACATGGTACGGGATGGATGATCAGTACTTTCGTAGAAAATCATAATCATCCGCTTGCTACTCCTTCGAAGGTCCATTTGTTACGTTCACATCGCAGTGTTTTTGTATCAAAGAAAGCACTAAGTCAACAATTTGCAGAAGCCAATATCCCAACTTTTCAACAAATGCGAATATTTGAGATAGATCATGGAGGGCCAGAGAACGTAGGTTGTACAGAAAGAGATTTGAGAAACTATCAGAGAAGTTTAAGGGAGGAGCACATGGGGATGGATGCTGAAACATTTGTTGATTTTTTGCAATCTGAGAAAGAGAAGtgttcaactttttttttttgattatgAGACGGACTCAGACAACAGATTTAGCAGGTGTTTTTGGGCAGATTCCGTGTCAAGGAGGGCAAACATTGTCTTTGGCGATGTAGTGGTGTTTGATACAACATATAACACCAACAAATATGGGCTGATTTTTGCACCTTTTGTAGGTGTTAATCATCACGGTCAGACCATCCTCTTTGGCTGTGGATTTCTGAGTGACGAAAGAACAGAATCTTTTGTTTGGTTGCTAGGTAAGTTTCTAGAAGCAATGCCTAGTGGTGCACCAAAATTGATCATCACTGATCAGGATCCTTCCATGACCAAAGCCATAGCCCAAGTTTTTCCCCAAACAGTGCATCGATATTGTTTGTGGCACATTTTAAACAAATTTCCAGACAAATTGAGTTATGTGATTTTCCGTGATCATTACCAAAGCATTAGAAATGTCATTGTACATTCAACAACAAGTGATGAATTTGAGGAGTCATGGAAAATGGTTATGGAGTCTGCTGGCTTGGTCCAAGATGATTGGCTGATTTTGATGTATGATTTGAGACATAGGTGGGTGCCAACTTATTTCCTAAATGTATTCTCTGCAGGGATTTCAAGCAGTCAAAGATCAGAGAGTTCCCATGCCTTTTTCAAACGTTACATCTCTAACAAGAATGCATTGATGGATTTTATTGTTCGTTTTAATAAGGCACTTCGGAACCAGCGACACAATGAGTTAGTCGCAGATCATATTGATATGAATGAGCGCCCAAAAGTAATGTCAAATTGGCCAATGGAAACTCAAATGGTGAAAGTTTATACCAAAACGAAATGGTTGGAGTTTCAAAAGGAAGTAGGTGAGAGTCATCACTATTATGTGGAACAAGTATGTACTGAAATCGAGTTTTGGGTTTATCATGTAATGAATTTTCAAGCTTCTTCTTCATCGAAACCAAGGGTGCTTAAACATGACGTGCAGAGAAATGATGTATATTGTAGTTGCATGAAATTTCAGTTTGACGGCATTCCATGCAGGCATATGCTAGCATTTTTTCGTGTCAACCAGGTTTTCCACTTGCCTGATAAGTATATTTTGAAACGGTGGACCCAAGCGCAAAAGTAGGAGCATTATTATCTTTGTCTGAGCTAAATGTGATAGACGATCCAGAGAGGTGTTTGATGTCAAGGCATTGGAATTTATCTTTTAGATCTTCTGCTTTAGTAGATGCAGCATCTATGACTGAAGAGGGAACAAAATTCTTGCATGAACAATTTGATCATATTGACTGCAAaatgaaggagttgaatattTGCATACCATCAAGAAATGCAAGTGAAAACAGGAGA comes from the Henckelia pumila isolate YLH828 chromosome 1, ASM3356847v2, whole genome shotgun sequence genome and includes:
- the LOC140867075 gene encoding protein FAR1-RELATED SEQUENCE 5-like; amino-acid sequence: MEESSGDDQSYIPQVGDDRKPNIGRRFESLDDAYSYYNQYARESGFSARISNSKRSKKTSEVVWKKIVCFKEGKTDEVRWSKEANSDKPRQNRDRRDIRSGCKAKISVVNEQHGTGWMISTFVENHNHPLATPSKVHLLRSHRSVFVSKKALSQQFAEANIPTFQQMRIFEIDHGGPENVGCTERDLRNYQRSLREEHMGMDAETFVDFLQSEKEKCVNHHGQTILFGCGFLSDERTESFVWLLDKLSYVIFRDHYQSIRNVIVHSTTSDEFEESWKMVMESAGLVQDDWLILMYDLRHRWVPTYFLNVFSAGISSSQRSESSHAFFKRYISNKNALMDFIVRFNKALRNQRHNELVADHIDMNERPKVMSNWPMETQMVKVYTKTKWLEFQKEVGESHHYYVEQAYASIFSCQPDDPERCLMSRHWNLSFRSSALVDAASMTEEGTKFLHEQFDHIDCKMKELNICIPSRNASENRRSMDKAIAIIDPCVIRTKGCGKRLKSSKEKATSKGRQCHGCGRRGVSHDKRNCPNLLDKSSANNDNEDDGSDEEDF